One part of the Lotus japonicus ecotype B-129 chromosome 2, LjGifu_v1.2 genome encodes these proteins:
- the LOC130738242 gene encoding probable prolyl 4-hydroxylase 12 isoform X2, whose amino-acid sequence MPSLSLFLTLLLLLSTASFSQSRKKLRNKHHESELRFSGHSVYYSNRVDPSRVVQISWQPRVFLYKGFLSDKECDYLISLAYAVKEKSSGNNGHSEDETSLDMEDDIVARIEERISVWTFLPKENSKPLQVMHYEPEQEGNNLDYFANKTKVELSGPLLATVVLYLSNASQGGQILFPESVPNSISWSNCRSSSKILQPAKGNALLFFSLHPSASPDKSSYHARCPVLKGDMWSAIKFFYARSISGGKLSTISDGGECTDEDDSCPAWAAMGECQRNPVYMIGSPDYYGTCRKSCNAC is encoded by the exons ATGCCCTCCCTTTCCCTTTTCCTcacccttctcctcctcctctccactGCCTCCTTCTCCCAAAG CAGGAAGAAATTAAGGAACAAACATCATGAATCTGAGTTGCGGTTTTCAGGTCACTCTGTTTATTATTCCAACAGAGTTGATCCCTCACGTGTTGTCCAAATCTCTTGGCAACCAAG GGTCTTTCTCTACAAAGGTTTTTTGTCAGACAAGGAGTGTGACTACCTTATTTCTTTG GCATATGCTGTGAAAGAAAAGTCCTCGGGGAATAATGGCCACTCAGAGGATGAAACTTCATTGGATATGGAA GATGATATTGTTGCAAGGATTgaagaaagaatttcagtttGGACTTTTCTTCCTAAAG AGAATAGCAAACCTTTGCAGGTCATGCATTATGAACCTGAACAGGAAGGGAATAACTTAGATTATTTTGCAAACAAaaccaaagtggaattaagtgGACCTTTACTGGCAACAGTTGTTTTATATCTCTCAAATGCTTCTCAAGGGGGTCAAATTCTCTTTCCAGAATCAGTG CCCAATAGTATTAGCTGGTCAAATTGTAGAAGCAGTAGTAAGATTCTCCAACCAGCAAAAGGGAATGCACTTCTGTTTTTCTCTCTTCATCCAAGTGCATCTCCGGACAAGAGTAGCTACCATGCTAGGTGCCCTGTCCTTAAGGGTGATATGTGGTCTGCAATTAAGTTCTTCTATGCAAGATCAATTAGTGGAGGGAAACTCTCAACCATATCAGATGGTGGTGAATGTACTGATGAGGATGACAGCTGTCCTGCTTGGGCAGCCATGGGAGAATGTCAGAGAAATCCTGTGTACATGATTGGGTCTCCTGATTATTATGGTACATGTAGGAAAAGCTGTAATGCATGCTGA
- the LOC130738242 gene encoding probable prolyl 4-hydroxylase 12 isoform X1, protein MPSLSLFLTLLLLLSTASFSQSSRKKLRNKHHESELRFSGHSVYYSNRVDPSRVVQISWQPRVFLYKGFLSDKECDYLISLAYAVKEKSSGNNGHSEDETSLDMEDDIVARIEERISVWTFLPKENSKPLQVMHYEPEQEGNNLDYFANKTKVELSGPLLATVVLYLSNASQGGQILFPESVPNSISWSNCRSSSKILQPAKGNALLFFSLHPSASPDKSSYHARCPVLKGDMWSAIKFFYARSISGGKLSTISDGGECTDEDDSCPAWAAMGECQRNPVYMIGSPDYYGTCRKSCNAC, encoded by the exons ATGCCCTCCCTTTCCCTTTTCCTcacccttctcctcctcctctccactGCCTCCTTCTCCCAAAG CAGCAGGAAGAAATTAAGGAACAAACATCATGAATCTGAGTTGCGGTTTTCAGGTCACTCTGTTTATTATTCCAACAGAGTTGATCCCTCACGTGTTGTCCAAATCTCTTGGCAACCAAG GGTCTTTCTCTACAAAGGTTTTTTGTCAGACAAGGAGTGTGACTACCTTATTTCTTTG GCATATGCTGTGAAAGAAAAGTCCTCGGGGAATAATGGCCACTCAGAGGATGAAACTTCATTGGATATGGAA GATGATATTGTTGCAAGGATTgaagaaagaatttcagtttGGACTTTTCTTCCTAAAG AGAATAGCAAACCTTTGCAGGTCATGCATTATGAACCTGAACAGGAAGGGAATAACTTAGATTATTTTGCAAACAAaaccaaagtggaattaagtgGACCTTTACTGGCAACAGTTGTTTTATATCTCTCAAATGCTTCTCAAGGGGGTCAAATTCTCTTTCCAGAATCAGTG CCCAATAGTATTAGCTGGTCAAATTGTAGAAGCAGTAGTAAGATTCTCCAACCAGCAAAAGGGAATGCACTTCTGTTTTTCTCTCTTCATCCAAGTGCATCTCCGGACAAGAGTAGCTACCATGCTAGGTGCCCTGTCCTTAAGGGTGATATGTGGTCTGCAATTAAGTTCTTCTATGCAAGATCAATTAGTGGAGGGAAACTCTCAACCATATCAGATGGTGGTGAATGTACTGATGAGGATGACAGCTGTCCTGCTTGGGCAGCCATGGGAGAATGTCAGAGAAATCCTGTGTACATGATTGGGTCTCCTGATTATTATGGTACATGTAGGAAAAGCTGTAATGCATGCTGA